The genome window ATTCGATCCGGCTAGGTCCGCCGAACCGCCGAAAAAGCAGGGCAGCACCTGCGCCAGCGCATTGATGATTTCGCCTGAGGCCGAGCGGGTCGCCAAACTGGCGCCTTTCGCAAAGACAGGCAACGCCGCCTGCCAATTCTCCGGCAGCTTGCCGCTCATCGCCTGCGCAAGCACACTGCCCAGTTCCGGATATGCGGCATGATAGCGCACTAAGAGCGCTCGCCATTCTTCCTCAGCCTGGCAGCCGCGCTCCTTCACCGCCGTTTCAAAATGTTCATAGATTCCCGCCGGCACGGTAAAAGGCTGTGTTTCCTGCCAAGCGTACGCCTGCTTCGCACCTGCCGCCTCATCCTTTCCGAGCGGCGAACCGTGCGCCGCAGAAGTTCCCGCCTTCTTCGGCGCGCCGTAACCAATCACGGTCTTCACTTCGATCAGACTCGGCCTGGCGTCCTCTTCTTCGGCCGACGCCAGCGCCGCATCAATGGCAGCCAAATCATTGCCGTCTTCAACCCGCAACACTTGCCAGCCATAGGCGGCAAAACGCTGCGCCACATTTTCCGAAAACGATTTAGCCAAATCGCCGTCAAGCGAAATATCATTCGAATCATATAGCACAATCAGGCGGCCCAATTTCAAATGCCCCGCCAGCGAGGCCGCTTCGGCCGCAACGCCTTCCATCAGGTCGCCGTCGCCGCAAAGGCTGTATGTCCGGTGTTCAATGACCGGATAGCCGTCGCGATTGAACCGCGCGGCCAAATGACGCTCCGCCATCGCCATGCCGACAGCCATCGCGATGCCCTGGCCCAGCGGCCCGGTGGTGGCATCGACGCCTTTGGTGTGGCCGTATTCCGGATGCCCCGGCGTCCGGCTCTGCCACTGCCGAAATTGCTTCAAGTCTTCCATGCTAAGCTCATAACCGGACAGATGCAGCAATGCATAAAGCAGCATCGAGCCATGGCCTGCCGATAAGACGAACCGGTCACGATTGAACCAGTTCGGATTCGTCGGATTATGCTTCATATGGCGGGTCCAGAGCTGATACGCCATCGGGGCAGCACCCAGCGGCATGCCGGGATGTCCTGATTCAGCCTGTTCAATGGCATCAATCGCCAATGTCCGAATTGTATTAACGGCAATTTGCGCCACAGATTGTTCGCGCTTTTCCATCGTACCGCCTCCCTTTTCCTGCTTGCTTTCTCTTGCAACTCTTTCGCCAAGTGGAAAGAAAATCCCTTTTTGCCGTTTGCGCTGCGCCTTCCTTTACGCCGCCTTTTTCGCTCTCGCCGTCCCTAGCTGCAGCAATACGATGCCGAGCAAAATCAGACTGCCGCCCGACAATTGCGGCAGACTGAGTCGGTCGCCAAGCAGCAGCGCCGAAAGGAGCACCGTGATGACCGGTTCGATCATGCTGATAATCGAAGCATTTGCAGGTCCCACCCGGTTCATGCCGAGCAGAAAGCCAAGCACGCCGACCACTGTGCCAAAAAACGCGATCCCTGCCAGCGCCAGCCAACCGGAAAGCGGCAGCTCAAAGGCCAAACTGTCGCTTAGCAGGCCGCCGAGTGCGCAGAGCAGCGCCGCGGCGCCGCAAACATAGGTCGCGGCCACCAAGGCTGGAATCTCTTTTAACAAACGGTTGCTAAAGACAATATAGGCCGCATACACCAAAGCCGACGCCAAGCCCAACGCGATGCCGAGACCGCTGAGTTGTTGAAAGGAAATCCCCAGCACAAAACCCAGACCGATAAAACAGATCAGCAGCGACAGCGCCTTTTGACGCTGCATTTTTTCATCACCTAAAGCAGCCGCAATCAGCGTCACTAAAGCCGGATATGCATAAAGCAGCAGCGCGCCGATCGAAGCCGATACATGACGCAGCGATGCCGCGAACAAGATCGCCATCAGTCCATAGCCAAACGCGCCAAGCACGAGCAGGTGGCGCAACCTTTTCCCCGGCAGGCGCAGCGTCATTTTGCGCCAAGCGGCAGCCGCCGCCAGCAGCAACGCTGCCAACGAGAAGCGCACCGTCAAAATCGTAAACGTCGACGCTCCGGCCTCATACGCATATTTGATAAAAATAGCCACCGTCGCAAAACCGGCTGCCGAGGCCAGCACAGCCAACACTCCCGTCCATCGCATCTTCTCGCCTCCGTCCCTCTTTAGCCCGCCGGCTCATTCATCATGCCATATTTGCGCATTTTCTTCAGCACCGCAGTATGCGACAAACCAAGAACCGCGCCGACGCGGCGGGAAGAACGGAATTTTTTCAGCGTCTCTTGCAGGATCACTTTTTCCAATTCCGCCAGTCGTTCTTCCAACGTTTGATAAGTCGCAAACTGAACCTGGCTGATTTCGCCAACACGTCCTTCCGACTTACCCAACAGGATATGTTCACTCTGAACCTGATTGCCGTCCACCAAATTCACAGCCCGTTCGATGATATTTTCAAGTTCCCGCACATTGCCTGGCCAAGCGTAATCGCGCAGTCTCTCGAGCGCATCCGGCGAAAAGCCGGATACCGGCCGACGCAGCTTTTCGGCAAAGCGACGGAGAAACAAACCGGCCAGCAGTTCGATATCCTCCGGTCGCTCACGCAGCGGCGGCAGAAAAAGCGGAATGACGTTCAAACGATAATACAAATCTTCGCGGAACAGATTGCCGCTCACCATCTCTTCTAAATTACGGTTTGTCGCCGCAATGATGCGCACATCGAGCAATGTCTCCCGCGCGCTGCCCAGACGGCGCACTCGCCGTTCCTGCAGTACGCGGAGCAGTTTTGCCTGTAAATGCGCGGACACTTCACCGATCTCATCAAGAAACAGCGTGCCGCCGTTCGCCATCTCAAAAAGCCCCGGCTTGCCCCCTTTCGTCGCACCGGTAAACGCCCCTTCTTCATAACCGAACAATTCGCTTTCCAGCAGCGTATCCGGTATGGCCGCGCAATTAATCGGCACGAACTGCATCTTGGCGCGCGGCGATGCACTGTGCAGCGCGCGGGCAAACAATTCCTTGCCGGTTCCGGTCTCGCCCCGGATTAAAATCGTCGATTCGCTGTCGGCATAACGCTTGGCCTGAAAAAGCACACGTTCCATCGTCTTACTGACGAAATCGATATCTTCAAAAGTGACCGGAAGACCCGCCGTCATTTTTTTTACCAAATCTCTCACATCACGGTTATCGCGGATCACGACAACCACGCCGACGACTTCACGACTGCTGTCTCTAAGCGGAATCGTGCTCACCATGCAGTAGCTGGCCGTACATTCGACGTACACTTCGCGGTTTCGATACGGAGCGCCGCTTCGCAGAGTCTCTTTCACGAGCAGACTACGAGCCAGTTCCGTCTGCACCGGCGCACCGAGTACTTCCTCGAGTTGTAGACAGAGCATGCGCGCCGCCGCCGGATTACACTGCGTCACAACACCCTTTGCATTAATCGCGACAATCCCATCCTGAACCGATGTCAACACGGCATCGAGCTGTTCCGCACGTTCCTTGGAAGGCATAAAAAAAGTCCGCTCCACGCGATGGATGCCCTCCACGGCTGCCAATGCCTGCAGCAGTTCCTCGCAGCGCCTCTGTTCCACCGTCTGGCACTCGAGAAAAACCGCGCCCTGCTCCACTTCGATCGCAACAATGTTTATATCCCGTTCAGCCAGCAGCTGCGTCACTTCATACACGAGGCCGACCCGATCCATACAAGGCATGCGCAAACGCATTTTGCCACCTCCCAGCCGAACTTCATTCAAATTCTTTCCCCTCCATAGTAGCAAATTTTCTCACATTTCACAAATCTCTCAATCCAGCCTGAGCGGCAGACGCTTCGTGCCAGCAAAGCAAACGCTTACGCATTGTCAGCTTTTCAACTTCTTTCGCCAGAGTAAAAAGCCGGAAAAAGTGTTGTCGCACTTTTTCCGGCTTTTATTATGAATTTGTCTTAAACTAGCGGTTGGAATCGTGCGGTGAAGAAACGCAGCACCGGCGGTTCGTAAATCATTTCGAGTCCTTTGATGCTGTCGCGTTGTTTGTAAAGCTCGATCACCGAATCGGCCACGACATCCATATGCGCATACGTGTATACGCGGCGCGGAATCGTCAGGCGAACCAGTTCCAGTTTCGGATGGTAATTGTTGCCCTGTTTGTCACGACCGGCGGAAATGATGCCGCGTTCCATGCTGCGTACGCCGCCTTCGACATACAGATTGGCCGCCAGCGCCTGCGCCGGGAATTGGTCCTGGTCGATATGCGGCAGGAAACGTCGCGCATCGAGGAATACCGCATGACCGCCGATCGGCTTGACGATCGGCACGCCCGCTTCTTCCAGGCGTTCGCCCAGATAACGTACCTGCTCGACGCGATGCTTGATGTAATAATAATCCACCGATTCATACATGCCGCGCGCCATCGCTTCCATGTCGCGTCCGGCCAGGCCGCCGTAACTCGGCATGCCTTCATAGAGCACGACCAACTGCGTCGCTTTTTGATAGAGCATGTCGTCATTCATCGCGAGAAAACCGCCGATGTTGACGAGACAATCCTTCTTGCCGCTCATGGTTGCGCCGTCGCCGTAACTGAACATTTCTTTGACGATTTCCCGGATGCTCTTGTCGGCGTAAGCGGCTTCGCGCTCTTTGATGAAGAATGCGTTTTCCACGCAACGCGTCGCATCAAACATGATCTTGATGCCGAGCGGCTGCGTCAATGCGCGCAGTTCTTTCATGTTCTGCATGCTGACCGGCTGTCCGCCCGCCAAATTGACCGTGACAGCCAGACAAATATAGGCGATCTTCTCGGCGCCTACTTTTTCAATCAGCGCCTTCACTTTATTCAAATCCACGTTGCCTTTAAACGGATGCTCCGAAGCGGAGTCATGCGCTTCATCGATGATGATGTCGACAAAGTTAGCGCCGTTCAATTCCTGATGTGCGCGCGTCGTCGTAAAATACATGTTGCCCGGCACATAATCGCCCGGCTTGATCGCGATTTGCGAGAGCAGGTTTTCCGCACCGCGCCCTTGGTGCGTCGGCACGACATGCTTGAAACCGTACAAATCCTGCACCGCGCCTTCCAATTGGTAGAAGTTCACGCTGCCGGCATAGGCTTCGTCGCCGAGCATCATTCCCGCCCATTGATTATCGCTCATCGCGGTCGTGCCGCTGTCTGTCAAAAGATCGATATAGCATTCTTTGGAGCGCAGCAAAAAGGTGTTGTAACCGGCGCGCTTGATCGCCTCTTCCCGCTGTTCCCGCGTCGTCATTGCAATCGGTTCCACCACTTTGATCTTGAACGGTTCCGCCATGTACTTACGTGTCATTGTTTATTCCTCCTTGCGCTAATTACGGCAACGATCCAAATTTCCCGATCGTATTCCTGTCGTACAGTAGAGCAAAAACGATGCCAAGCGTGCCAA of Azotosporobacter soli contains these proteins:
- the tkt gene encoding transketolase, which gives rise to MEKREQSVAQIAVNTIRTLAIDAIEQAESGHPGMPLGAAPMAYQLWTRHMKHNPTNPNWFNRDRFVLSAGHGSMLLYALLHLSGYELSMEDLKQFRQWQSRTPGHPEYGHTKGVDATTGPLGQGIAMAVGMAMAERHLAARFNRDGYPVIEHRTYSLCGDGDLMEGVAAEAASLAGHLKLGRLIVLYDSNDISLDGDLAKSFSENVAQRFAAYGWQVLRVEDGNDLAAIDAALASAEEEDARPSLIEVKTVIGYGAPKKAGTSAAHGSPLGKDEAAGAKQAYAWQETQPFTVPAGIYEHFETAVKERGCQAEEEWRALLVRYHAAYPELGSVLAQAMSGKLPENWQAALPVFAKGASLATRSASGEIINALAQVLPCFFGGSADLAGSNKTTIKGGGDFSALQPTGRNIWFGVREFAMGAALNGAALHGGLSVFGATFFVFADYLRPAIRLAALMKLPVTYVFTHDSIAVGEDGPTHEPIEQLASLRAMPNLHVIRPADANETAAAWRIALQASATPTALVLSRQDLPVLPATDKLAKEGVVRGAYVLSPGKGGSLRGLILASGSEVALALEAQAKLAEEHIYVSVISFPCWSLFEKQGREYKDSVLLPQISARLALEMGASMGWERYVGERGRVLAIDAFGASAPGEELIRRYGFNVKNVVERMKQLLAENR
- a CDS encoding DMT family transporter; translation: MRWTGVLAVLASAAGFATVAIFIKYAYEAGASTFTILTVRFSLAALLLAAAAAWRKMTLRLPGKRLRHLLVLGAFGYGLMAILFAASLRHVSASIGALLLYAYPALVTLIAAALGDEKMQRQKALSLLICFIGLGFVLGISFQQLSGLGIALGLASALVYAAYIVFSNRLLKEIPALVAATYVCGAAALLCALGGLLSDSLAFELPLSGWLALAGIAFFGTVVGVLGFLLGMNRVGPANASIISMIEPVITVLLSALLLGDRLSLPQLSGGSLILLGIVLLQLGTARAKKAA
- a CDS encoding sigma 54-interacting transcriptional regulator — translated: MRLRMPCMDRVGLVYEVTQLLAERDINIVAIEVEQGAVFLECQTVEQRRCEELLQALAAVEGIHRVERTFFMPSKERAEQLDAVLTSVQDGIVAINAKGVVTQCNPAAARMLCLQLEEVLGAPVQTELARSLLVKETLRSGAPYRNREVYVECTASYCMVSTIPLRDSSREVVGVVVVIRDNRDVRDLVKKMTAGLPVTFEDIDFVSKTMERVLFQAKRYADSESTILIRGETGTGKELFARALHSASPRAKMQFVPINCAAIPDTLLESELFGYEEGAFTGATKGGKPGLFEMANGGTLFLDEIGEVSAHLQAKLLRVLQERRVRRLGSARETLLDVRIIAATNRNLEEMVSGNLFREDLYYRLNVIPLFLPPLRERPEDIELLAGLFLRRFAEKLRRPVSGFSPDALERLRDYAWPGNVRELENIIERAVNLVDGNQVQSEHILLGKSEGRVGEISQVQFATYQTLEERLAELEKVILQETLKKFRSSRRVGAVLGLSHTAVLKKMRKYGMMNEPAG
- a CDS encoding tyrosine phenol-lyase, coding for MTRKYMAEPFKIKVVEPIAMTTREQREEAIKRAGYNTFLLRSKECYIDLLTDSGTTAMSDNQWAGMMLGDEAYAGSVNFYQLEGAVQDLYGFKHVVPTHQGRGAENLLSQIAIKPGDYVPGNMYFTTTRAHQELNGANFVDIIIDEAHDSASEHPFKGNVDLNKVKALIEKVGAEKIAYICLAVTVNLAGGQPVSMQNMKELRALTQPLGIKIMFDATRCVENAFFIKEREAAYADKSIREIVKEMFSYGDGATMSGKKDCLVNIGGFLAMNDDMLYQKATQLVVLYEGMPSYGGLAGRDMEAMARGMYESVDYYYIKHRVEQVRYLGERLEEAGVPIVKPIGGHAVFLDARRFLPHIDQDQFPAQALAANLYVEGGVRSMERGIISAGRDKQGNNYHPKLELVRLTIPRRVYTYAHMDVVADSVIELYKQRDSIKGLEMIYEPPVLRFFTARFQPLV